One stretch of Pseudomonas sp. NC02 DNA includes these proteins:
- a CDS encoding type II toxin-antitoxin system Phd/YefM family antitoxin, whose amino-acid sequence MDASHYPFGNLQSSPQKSPSASSRLIFACLRNFGYIWPKPREDQMITVPLGEAKNNLSKLVDDAAAGQIITIAKHGRAMARLVPVGKPTGRRIGAMKGKLVVPDDFDAPLPDVMLDAFEGNHP is encoded by the coding sequence ATGGATGCCAGTCATTACCCGTTCGGAAACCTGCAATCGTCCCCGCAAAAATCACCCTCCGCCAGCAGTCGGTTGATCTTTGCCTGCTTACGAAATTTTGGCTATATTTGGCCAAAACCTCGAGAAGACCAAATGATTACCGTACCGTTGGGTGAAGCAAAAAATAATTTATCAAAACTGGTCGATGATGCCGCCGCCGGCCAAATCATCACCATAGCCAAGCATGGGCGGGCGATGGCTCGCCTTGTTCCTGTCGGGAAACCGACAGGCCGGCGAATCGGCGCGATGAAGGGCAAACTGGTGGTGCCGGATGACTTCGATGCGCCATTGCCAGACGTCATGCTGGATGCGTTTGAGGGAAACCACCCATGA
- a CDS encoding type II toxin-antitoxin system VapC family toxin, with translation MRILLDTHILLWALSDDPKLPAKARKLIENAAEIYVSAATFWELAIKVGLGKLNVNLDEIREYCLESGYVELPITSEHAIAVKDLEHHHRDPFDRLIIATAIIEPMKLVTADPMVAKYTSLAVLT, from the coding sequence ATGAGAATACTGCTGGATACCCACATCCTGCTTTGGGCCCTGAGCGATGATCCAAAACTGCCAGCGAAGGCCAGAAAGCTGATCGAGAACGCGGCTGAAATTTACGTCAGTGCCGCCACATTCTGGGAGCTGGCGATAAAGGTCGGGCTCGGGAAGCTCAACGTAAACCTGGACGAAATTCGCGAATACTGCCTGGAAAGCGGCTACGTGGAACTGCCCATCACCTCGGAGCACGCCATCGCGGTCAAGGACCTTGAACACCATCACAGGGACCCGTTTGATCGGCTCATCATTGCAACGGCTATCATTGAGCCGATGAAGTTAGTGACAGCCGACCCGATGGTGGCGAAATACACATCATTGGCCGTTTTGACTTAA
- a CDS encoding Nramp family divalent metal transporter: MKFSLPKIATAPFCPPEVAGSIVVDPRASFFKRALMFAGPGLLISIGYMDPGNWATAIEAGSRYGYNLLFVVLLASLAGMAVQCLCSRLGIATGKDLAQLSRERYSRRSSFVQWILAEISIIATDLAEVLGCALAFHLLLGVSLTTGIVITAFDTLLILALQNRGFRRLEAIMLALVATIGVCFFIELVLIKPYWPDVFRGFTPSLSAISDAAPLYLAIGILGATVMPHNLYLHSSIVQTRLVGKDLASRQDAVKLARIDTIGSLSLALLVNAAILILAAAAFHQTGHTDVVEIQDAYHLLDPLVGGAFASVLFGVALLASGQSSTFTGTIAGQVIMEGYLNLRIPCWQRRLITRGLALIPAFLGVWLMGDDAIGKLLILSQVVLSLQLPFALFPLIRMTGDKRLMGPFVNSLPTRLLAWSLFVVISGANAWLIGQWLF, from the coding sequence GTGAAATTCAGCCTGCCCAAAATCGCTACCGCCCCGTTCTGCCCGCCGGAAGTCGCCGGCTCCATCGTCGTTGATCCCCGTGCCTCGTTTTTCAAACGTGCGCTGATGTTTGCCGGCCCTGGCTTGCTGATTTCCATCGGCTATATGGACCCGGGCAACTGGGCCACCGCCATCGAGGCCGGTTCGCGCTACGGCTACAACCTGTTGTTCGTGGTGCTGCTGGCGAGCCTGGCGGGGATGGCGGTGCAGTGCCTGTGCTCACGGCTGGGTATCGCCACCGGCAAGGACCTGGCGCAACTGAGCCGCGAGCGCTACAGCCGGCGCTCGTCGTTCGTGCAGTGGATCCTTGCGGAAATCTCGATCATCGCCACCGACCTCGCCGAAGTCCTCGGCTGCGCCCTGGCGTTTCACCTGTTGCTGGGCGTGTCACTGACCACCGGGATTGTCATCACTGCCTTCGATACCTTGCTGATCCTGGCCCTGCAAAATCGAGGCTTCCGCCGGCTGGAAGCGATCATGCTGGCACTGGTGGCGACTATCGGCGTGTGTTTCTTCATCGAGCTGGTGCTGATCAAGCCTTACTGGCCCGACGTGTTTCGTGGTTTCACCCCGTCGTTGTCCGCCATCAGTGATGCCGCACCGTTGTACCTGGCCATTGGCATACTGGGGGCCACGGTGATGCCCCATAACCTCTACCTGCACAGCTCCATCGTGCAAACCCGGCTGGTCGGCAAGGACCTGGCCAGCCGCCAGGACGCGGTGAAATTGGCGCGTATCGATACCATCGGTTCCCTGTCCCTGGCACTGCTGGTCAACGCGGCAATCCTGATACTGGCCGCCGCTGCGTTCCACCAGACCGGCCACACTGATGTGGTGGAAATCCAGGACGCCTATCACTTGCTCGACCCGCTGGTGGGTGGCGCGTTCGCCAGCGTGCTGTTCGGTGTTGCGCTGTTGGCTTCGGGCCAGAGCTCCACGTTCACCGGCACCATTGCCGGGCAAGTGATCATGGAAGGCTACCTCAACCTGCGCATTCCCTGCTGGCAGCGACGCCTGATCACCCGTGGCCTGGCGCTGATCCCGGCGTTCCTCGGGGTGTGGCTGATGGGGGATGATGCCATCGGCAAGCTGCTGATCCTCAGCCAGGTGGTGTTGAGCCTGCAGTTGCCGTTTGCGTTGTTTCCGCTGATCCGCATGACGGGTGACAAGCGCCTGATGGGGCCGTTCGTCAACAGCTTGCCTACGCGGCTGCTGGCCTGGAGCTTGTTTGTGGTGATCAGCGGGGCGAATGCCTGGCTGATCGGGCAGTGGTTGTTTTGA
- a CDS encoding DUF726 domain-containing protein, translated as MQHQWDEMHRTRKPTFVLCGEPQGDVLNLYVHGYSAFFNQQQLGSFSRQLATIEGSTNLMLFWPAGHFLENLFAPFKDVITSMLGGGSLGAATIGVGKAIAYFLDHYKSVEARVDEVAKSLLPELANYLHGESIKVRQINLIGHSLGARILVKSLLASPEVARELPLNNLLLMGGAICTSSPWDLVSAPLSGRVINCHSSKDWALALKPDTERCIGRYAIPLTPALKAKVANVHLATFDHAAYWPQLKTVVQYTDLLQERRGMIRADQRSSEVRFAEEDVELFPLLVQARPEELQFFAELMAQKRSASIDATVREPLKLAIELQRMGGDTFMNLARGHGVSYREIAQDVAQRVGIKFDQPIEKVALADLELQVAERLIEQYKDKLSQADRQVFEAELKAAAQKEQGFFNRFDVGRSATTALSGTALAGLTGFILRRGAATAIPVVGQALAAAMLLVTGVRAFSGPAYSITTLAVLVIGVIRERLEREALNQEMDLVVQVVEAFDLPRETVMRTVASD; from the coding sequence ATGCAACACCAGTGGGATGAAATGCACCGCACCCGCAAGCCCACGTTTGTGTTGTGTGGCGAGCCCCAGGGGGATGTGCTCAATCTCTACGTGCATGGTTATTCGGCGTTCTTCAACCAGCAACAACTGGGTAGTTTCTCCCGGCAACTGGCAACCATCGAAGGCTCCACCAACCTGATGCTGTTCTGGCCGGCAGGGCATTTCCTGGAAAACCTGTTTGCGCCGTTCAAGGATGTGATTACCTCGATGTTGGGTGGCGGCAGCCTGGGTGCCGCAACCATCGGGGTGGGCAAGGCGATTGCCTATTTCCTCGACCACTACAAAAGCGTCGAGGCGCGGGTGGATGAGGTCGCCAAAAGCCTGCTGCCCGAATTGGCCAACTACCTCCATGGCGAGTCGATCAAGGTGCGGCAGATCAACCTGATCGGCCACTCCCTGGGCGCGCGGATCCTGGTCAAGAGCCTGCTGGCCAGCCCTGAGGTGGCCCGTGAGTTGCCGCTGAACAACCTGCTGCTGATGGGCGGTGCGATTTGTACCTCCAGCCCCTGGGACCTGGTCTCGGCGCCGCTCAGCGGTCGGGTGATCAACTGCCACTCGAGCAAGGATTGGGCGCTGGCGCTCAAGCCGGACACCGAGCGCTGCATCGGTCGTTATGCGATCCCGCTGACACCGGCGCTCAAGGCCAAGGTCGCCAACGTGCACCTGGCCACGTTCGACCACGCCGCGTATTGGCCGCAACTGAAGACGGTGGTGCAGTACACCGACCTGCTGCAGGAACGCCGGGGCATGATCCGCGCCGATCAACGCAGCAGCGAAGTGCGCTTTGCGGAAGAGGATGTCGAGCTGTTCCCGCTGCTGGTGCAGGCGCGGCCGGAGGAGTTGCAGTTTTTCGCCGAGCTGATGGCGCAAAAGCGCAGTGCCTCTATCGACGCCACCGTGCGCGAGCCCTTGAAGCTGGCCATCGAGTTGCAGCGCATGGGCGGCGACACCTTTATGAACCTGGCCCGTGGTCATGGCGTGAGCTATCGCGAAATCGCCCAGGACGTGGCGCAGCGGGTGGGTATCAAGTTTGATCAACCGATCGAGAAAGTGGCCCTTGCTGATCTGGAACTGCAGGTTGCCGAACGGCTGATCGAGCAATACAAGGACAAGCTCAGCCAGGCTGATCGCCAAGTGTTCGAGGCAGAGTTGAAGGCTGCGGCACAAAAGGAACAGGGTTTTTTCAATCGTTTCGATGTCGGGCGCTCAGCCACCACTGCCCTCAGCGGGACCGCGCTGGCCGGGTTGACCGGGTTTATCCTGCGCCGGGGCGCGGCCACGGCCATTCCGGTGGTGGGGCAGGCGCTCGCGGCGGCGATGCTGCTGGTGACCGGCGTGCGGGCGTTTTCCGGCCCCGCGTATTCCATCACCACCCTGGCGGTGCTGGTGATCGGGGTGATTCGCGAGCGCCTGGAGCGTGAAGCACTGAACCAGGAGATGGATCTGGTGGTCCAGGTGGTAGAGGCATTTGATCTGCCCCGGGAGACGGTGATGCGTACCGTTGCGTCTGACTGA
- a CDS encoding RidA family protein, with product MSKPEFFITPGYGDIARETLHYTQAVKIGNRVETSGQGGWDDEFQIPESLTDEIALAFQNLERTLAAAGAGWEHVVHVNSYHVGGFPPEVNEQMVKWYRHYMPNHAPIWTELGVEALGLPAMRIEIRVTAIIA from the coding sequence ATGAGCAAGCCCGAGTTTTTCATCACACCCGGTTACGGCGACATTGCACGCGAAACCCTGCATTACACCCAGGCGGTCAAAATCGGCAACCGCGTCGAAACCTCGGGCCAGGGCGGCTGGGATGACGAGTTCCAGATTCCCGAATCCCTCACCGACGAGATCGCCCTGGCCTTTCAAAACCTCGAACGCACCCTGGCGGCAGCCGGCGCCGGCTGGGAGCATGTGGTACACGTCAATTCCTACCACGTGGGAGGTTTCCCGCCGGAGGTGAACGAGCAGATGGTCAAGTGGTACCGCCATTACATGCCCAATCACGCCCCCATCTGGACTGAGCTGGGAGTAGAAGCCCTGGGGCTGCCGGCAATGCGCATTGAAATCCGCGTGACAGCGATTATTGCCTGA
- a CDS encoding LysR family transcriptional regulator — protein MNQLLAMRAFVRVVETGSFSRASDQLALPRSTVSKLITDLEKHLGVKLMHRTTRALAATPEGLEYYSHALCLVAELDELDNALRGQKLKPGGHLKVDAPASFANCLLIPALVDFHREYPEITIALGISDRAVNIVGEGVDCVLRAGKLDDMAMIARKVVDLEYVTCAAPGYLERMGTPVSPEDLEKNHLKAGYFFAGSGKPEPLIFEKGATRYEVGNCAFSTNEGNGLKEMLLAGLGVGQHFKTIVDYYVEAGQLVPVLEDWTRPATPLHVIYPPNRHQNARLKVFIDWVIERFGVRQ, from the coding sequence GTGAACCAACTCCTCGCCATGCGTGCCTTCGTCCGTGTCGTCGAAACCGGCTCCTTCAGCCGCGCGTCCGACCAGTTGGCACTGCCGCGTTCCACCGTCAGTAAACTCATCACGGACCTGGAGAAGCACCTTGGCGTCAAGTTGATGCATCGCACCACCCGTGCGCTGGCGGCGACGCCGGAGGGGTTGGAGTACTACAGCCACGCGCTGTGCCTGGTGGCGGAACTCGATGAACTGGACAATGCCCTGCGCGGGCAGAAGCTCAAGCCCGGCGGCCACCTGAAAGTGGATGCGCCGGCGTCCTTTGCCAATTGCCTGCTGATCCCGGCGCTGGTGGATTTTCATCGTGAGTACCCTGAGATCACCATCGCCCTGGGCATCAGCGACCGCGCCGTGAATATCGTGGGGGAGGGTGTGGATTGCGTGCTGCGCGCTGGCAAGCTCGATGACATGGCAATGATCGCCCGCAAGGTTGTCGACCTCGAGTACGTCACTTGCGCGGCCCCCGGCTACCTGGAGCGCATGGGTACTCCCGTGTCTCCCGAGGACCTCGAGAAGAACCACCTCAAGGCGGGGTATTTCTTTGCCGGGTCGGGTAAGCCGGAGCCGTTGATTTTCGAGAAGGGCGCGACTCGGTATGAGGTAGGCAACTGCGCGTTTTCCACCAACGAAGGCAACGGCCTCAAGGAAATGCTGCTCGCCGGCCTGGGCGTCGGGCAGCATTTCAAGACCATCGTTGACTACTACGTCGAGGCAGGCCAGTTAGTCCCGGTACTCGAAGACTGGACCCGGCCCGCCACGCCGTTGCACGTCATCTATCCACCCAATCGCCATCAGAACGCCCGGCTGAAGGTGTTTATCGACTGGGTGATCGAGCGGTTCGGCGTCAGGCAATAA
- a CDS encoding XRE family transcriptional regulator, giving the protein MAKKFSELQARMTPQARADAERIFQQHLKEMPLHELRKAQQMSQDTLAKALNINQAAVSKMERRTDMYISTLRNYIRAMGGELEIVATFPDGQVKIENFAH; this is encoded by the coding sequence ATGGCTAAAAAATTCAGTGAGCTGCAGGCTCGCATGACACCGCAAGCCCGGGCCGATGCAGAGCGCATCTTCCAGCAACACCTGAAAGAAATGCCCCTGCATGAACTGCGCAAGGCGCAACAGATGAGCCAGGATACGCTGGCCAAGGCGCTGAATATCAATCAGGCGGCAGTGTCCAAAATGGAGCGGCGTACCGACATGTATATCAGCACGCTGCGTAACTATATCCGCGCCATGGGAGGAGAACTGGAGATTGTCGCTACGTTTCCTGATGGCCAGGTAAAGATCGAGAACTTTGCCCACTGA
- a CDS encoding type II toxin-antitoxin system RelE/ParE family toxin → MGWDVEYTDEFGIWWGGLDAKEQSSVSASVDLLGLLGPGLGFPHSSDIKGSRHGCLRELRVQHAGRPYRVLYAFDPRRCALLLIGGDKTGRGRWYDEYVPLAEKLYDEHLETLLKEGRHHG, encoded by the coding sequence ATGGGTTGGGACGTTGAATACACGGACGAGTTTGGAATCTGGTGGGGGGGTCTGGATGCAAAGGAGCAATCCTCAGTATCGGCCAGTGTGGATTTACTGGGCCTTCTGGGGCCAGGCCTTGGCTTCCCCCACAGCAGTGACATCAAGGGCTCCAGGCATGGCTGCCTGCGAGAGTTGCGGGTGCAACATGCCGGGCGGCCTTACCGCGTCCTGTATGCATTTGATCCGCGCCGGTGTGCCTTGTTGCTGATTGGCGGGGATAAAACCGGTCGAGGCCGGTGGTATGACGAATACGTCCCGCTGGCTGAGAAGTTGTATGACGAACATTTGGAAACACTGCTTAAAGAGGGCCGTCACCATGGCTAA
- a CDS encoding monovalent cation:proton antiporter-2 (CPA2) family protein: MPHEGNLLQAAVVFLLAAVLTVPLAKRLQLGAVLGYLLAGVIIGPSVLGLVGNPQSVSQFSELGVVLLLFIIGLELSPKRLWVMRKAVFGVGLAQVLLTGTVIGVVALFVFGQSWNSAIVLGLGLALSSTAFGLQSLAERKELNQPHGRLAFAILLFQDIAAIPLIAMVPLLAGSDHPATTSQGLRHGLEVLGSIAVVIIGGRYLLRPVFRIVAKTGLREVSTATALLVVIGTAWLMELVGVSMALGAFLAGLLLADSEYRHELESQIEPFKGLLLGLFFISVGMGANISLLFSAPVIVLGLTLLLIAIKLPLLFCVGRLAGGLNPESALRLGVVLAAGGEFAFVVFKIGRDQGLFEPHLYDILVLTITLSMAVTPLLLLLCPKLFKPKAKPVEVPEEYRAIESDAPRVVIAGMGRMGQIVARILRAQNISFIALDTSVETIELTRSFGGMPVFYGDPQRPEILHAAKVDQAEFFVIAMDDPEINIKTAELVRSLYPHMKIIARARNRQHVHRLVDLDASPVRETFYSSLEMSRRTLAGLGLTQAQADARISRFKNHDLQLLAAQHAVYDDAAKVMQSAQEARTELARLFEMDRIEEESDKV, encoded by the coding sequence ATGCCCCATGAAGGCAACCTGTTACAAGCGGCCGTTGTATTCCTGCTCGCTGCCGTCCTGACCGTGCCCCTGGCCAAGCGCCTGCAACTGGGTGCCGTGCTGGGTTACTTGCTGGCCGGGGTGATCATCGGCCCATCGGTGCTGGGCCTGGTGGGCAACCCGCAAAGCGTCAGTCAGTTTTCCGAACTTGGGGTGGTGTTGCTGCTGTTCATCATTGGCCTGGAGTTGTCACCGAAGCGTCTGTGGGTGATGCGCAAGGCAGTGTTCGGTGTAGGCCTGGCGCAGGTGTTGCTGACGGGCACCGTGATCGGCGTGGTCGCGCTGTTCGTGTTTGGCCAATCATGGAACAGCGCGATTGTGCTGGGCCTTGGCCTGGCGCTCTCCTCCACCGCGTTTGGCCTGCAAAGCCTCGCCGAGCGCAAGGAACTCAACCAGCCCCACGGGCGACTGGCCTTTGCGATTCTGTTGTTCCAGGACATCGCCGCCATCCCGTTGATCGCCATGGTGCCGCTGCTCGCGGGCAGCGATCATCCCGCCACCACCTCCCAGGGCCTGCGACACGGCCTGGAAGTACTGGGCAGCATCGCCGTGGTGATCATCGGCGGGCGCTATCTGTTGCGGCCGGTGTTTCGCATCGTCGCCAAGACCGGCCTGCGGGAGGTCTCCACCGCCACCGCGTTGCTGGTGGTGATCGGCACCGCATGGCTGATGGAGCTGGTGGGCGTGTCCATGGCCCTCGGCGCCTTCCTCGCCGGGTTGCTGCTGGCAGACTCCGAATACCGGCATGAGCTGGAATCGCAGATCGAACCGTTCAAGGGCCTGCTGCTGGGTCTGTTTTTTATCAGCGTGGGCATGGGCGCCAATATCAGCCTGCTGTTCAGCGCGCCGGTGATCGTGCTGGGGCTGACCCTGCTGCTGATCGCCATCAAGTTGCCGCTGCTGTTTTGCGTGGGTCGCCTGGCAGGCGGCCTGAACCCTGAAAGCGCGCTGCGCCTGGGCGTGGTGCTGGCAGCCGGTGGTGAGTTCGCATTCGTGGTGTTCAAGATCGGCCGCGACCAAGGCCTGTTCGAGCCGCACCTCTACGACATCCTGGTGTTGACCATCACCCTGTCCATGGCCGTGACGCCATTGCTGCTGTTGCTCTGCCCGAAGCTGTTCAAGCCCAAGGCCAAGCCGGTGGAAGTGCCCGAGGAATACCGTGCCATCGAAAGCGATGCGCCACGGGTGGTGATCGCCGGGATGGGCCGCATGGGGCAGATCGTGGCGCGGATCCTGCGGGCACAGAACATCTCGTTCATTGCCCTCGACACCTCGGTGGAAACCATCGAACTGACCCGCAGTTTCGGCGGCATGCCGGTGTTCTACGGCGACCCGCAGCGCCCGGAAATCCTTCACGCAGCGAAAGTCGACCAGGCCGAGTTTTTCGTGATCGCCATGGACGACCCCGAGATCAACATCAAGACCGCCGAGCTGGTGCGCAGCCTCTACCCGCACATGAAGATCATCGCCCGCGCCCGTAACCGCCAGCATGTGCACCGCCTGGTGGACCTCGACGCGTCACCGGTGCGCGAGACGTTTTACTCCAGCCTGGAAATGAGCCGCCGCACCCTGGCGGGCCTTGGCTTGACCCAGGCCCAGGCCGACGCGCGCATCAGCCGCTTCAAAAACCATGACCTGCAATTGCTGGCGGCCCAACACGCCGTGTATGACGACGCGGCCAAGGTGATGCAGTCTGCCCAGGAAGCCCGGACGGAACTGGCACGGCTGTTTGAGATGGACCGGATCGAGGAAGAGTCCGACAAGGTGTAG
- a CDS encoding alpha/beta hydrolase, translating into MLKLIALTVALFTGAAQAEDVLHTDLPLPYLEQTQSDARNEPLVIFLHGYGSDEADLFGLKDRLPSTWTYLSARAPMPVEGGGYRWFRKKPGDGDFDGETADLQSSAKLIEAFVAQATTKYHTQPERVFLVGFSQGAIMSYEVGLRHPETLRGIAALSGSLLPVLKAELKPDAPLGKLAIFIGHGTLDQALPYYSATRANEVLQGIGLTPEFHGYPGMIHTVGEAELLDLKQWLEKSLH; encoded by the coding sequence ATGCTCAAACTGATTGCCCTGACGGTAGCGCTGTTTACCGGCGCCGCACAGGCCGAAGACGTATTGCACACAGACCTGCCGCTGCCTTATCTGGAACAGACTCAAAGTGATGCCCGCAACGAGCCGCTGGTGATCTTCCTGCACGGTTATGGCAGTGACGAGGCCGACCTGTTCGGGCTCAAGGACCGCTTGCCGTCGACCTGGACCTACCTGTCTGCACGGGCACCGATGCCGGTGGAGGGCGGTGGTTATCGCTGGTTTCGCAAGAAGCCGGGCGATGGCGATTTTGATGGCGAGACCGCCGACCTGCAGAGCAGCGCCAAGCTGATCGAAGCCTTCGTCGCCCAGGCCACCACCAAGTACCACACCCAACCTGAGCGGGTGTTTCTGGTGGGGTTCAGCCAGGGTGCGATCATGTCGTATGAAGTCGGGTTAAGACATCCCGAAACCCTGCGCGGGATTGCGGCGTTGAGCGGCAGCCTGCTGCCGGTACTCAAGGCCGAACTCAAGCCGGATGCGCCACTGGGCAAGCTGGCGATTTTCATCGGTCACGGGACGCTGGACCAGGCGCTGCCGTACTACTCGGCAACGCGGGCCAACGAGGTATTGCAGGGGATTGGCCTCACCCCGGAATTCCACGGCTACCCGGGGATGATTCATACCGTCGGTGAGGCGGAGTTGCTGGACTTGAAGCAGTGGCTGGAAAAGAGCCTGCACTGA
- the cobF gene encoding precorrin-6A synthase (deacetylating) gives MKRILIIGIGAGNPDYITMQAVKALNRTDVFFLMDKGQSKDKLIDLRREICETYITDHAYRFVEADCPERVRGDIDYTTAVKDLNRDKQQTFERMINEEMADGEVGAFLAWGDPALYDSTIRILQAILASGSCEFEFEVIPGITSVQALAAQHKVPLNRIGLSIEITTGRRLAAGQASDADTLVVMLDAEDSYRTVADQDLDIYWGAYLGTPDEILISGKVAEVAEEIERVRKAARQANGWIMDTYLLRKP, from the coding sequence ATGAAACGCATCCTGATCATCGGCATTGGCGCCGGCAACCCTGACTACATCACGATGCAGGCGGTCAAGGCGCTCAACCGCACCGACGTGTTTTTCCTGATGGACAAGGGCCAGAGCAAGGACAAGCTGATCGACCTGCGCCGGGAAATCTGCGAGACCTACATCACCGATCACGCCTACCGCTTTGTCGAGGCCGATTGCCCCGAGCGGGTGCGCGGTGATATCGACTACACCACCGCCGTGAAGGACCTGAACCGCGACAAGCAGCAGACCTTCGAACGGATGATCAATGAAGAAATGGCCGACGGCGAAGTGGGCGCATTCCTGGCCTGGGGCGACCCCGCACTGTACGACAGCACCATTCGTATCCTGCAGGCGATCCTCGCCAGCGGCAGCTGCGAATTCGAATTTGAAGTGATCCCCGGGATCACCAGCGTCCAGGCGTTGGCGGCGCAGCACAAAGTGCCGCTGAACCGCATCGGTCTCTCCATCGAAATCACCACCGGGCGCCGGTTGGCGGCGGGGCAGGCGAGTGATGCCGACACCCTGGTTGTCATGCTCGATGCCGAAGATTCCTACCGCACCGTGGCCGATCAGGACCTGGATATCTACTGGGGCGCCTATCTGGGCACACCGGATGAAATCCTGATCAGCGGCAAAGTGGCCGAGGTTGCCGAAGAGATTGAACGTGTGCGCAAGGCGGCGCGCCAGGCCAATGGCTGGATCATGGATACCTATTTGTTGCGCAAACCCTAG
- a CDS encoding histidine phosphatase family protein — MQATRLTLVAHASTRAQKQARFALDESVEMDWQQAALSQGQRFKRAPLVLCGPEARTRQTAALFADDALVETALRDCDFGRWQGLAIEGVQQAEPEALQAWLTDSTSAPHGGESVVQLCERIGQWLQSLEQSPGHVVAVTHPFVIRAALLHVMQCPPAMFNLIDVEPLSSTELRFNGRWRLRLETHA, encoded by the coding sequence ATGCAGGCCACCCGTTTGACCCTTGTTGCCCACGCCAGCACCCGTGCCCAGAAACAGGCACGCTTTGCGCTGGATGAGTCGGTGGAGATGGACTGGCAGCAGGCGGCGCTTTCCCAGGGGCAACGCTTCAAGCGTGCACCCCTGGTGCTGTGCGGCCCGGAGGCGCGGACCCGGCAGACGGCGGCGCTGTTTGCCGACGATGCTTTGGTTGAAACAGCCCTGCGCGATTGTGATTTTGGCCGCTGGCAAGGGTTGGCGATCGAGGGGGTTCAGCAGGCCGAACCCGAAGCGCTTCAGGCCTGGTTGACCGACAGCACCTCGGCGCCCCACGGCGGCGAGTCGGTAGTGCAACTGTGTGAGCGGATAGGGCAGTGGTTGCAGTCCCTTGAGCAATCCCCGGGGCATGTCGTGGCGGTGACGCATCCATTTGTGATCCGCGCAGCGCTGCTGCATGTCATGCAATGCCCACCCGCCATGTTCAACCTGATCGACGTGGAACCGCTGTCATCCACCGAGTTACGCTTCAATGGCCGTTGGCGCCTGCGCCTGGAAACTCACGCCTGA
- a CDS encoding CbtB domain-containing protein: MAYTAATGSDVSIPSIPLGEILPWAIFGGLLLLLAIYFVGAEQGATAVFKGMYVHEFVHDGRHLLGFPCH, encoded by the coding sequence ATGGCTTATACCGCTGCAACTGGCTCCGACGTTTCAATACCGTCCATTCCCCTGGGCGAAATCCTGCCCTGGGCGATCTTCGGCGGCCTGCTGCTATTGCTCGCGATTTACTTCGTCGGCGCCGAGCAAGGCGCGACGGCCGTGTTCAAAGGCATGTACGTGCATGAGTTTGTGCATGACGGTCGCCACCTGCTGGGTTTCCCCTGCCATTGA
- a CDS encoding CbtA family protein, translating to MTGHLLVRGMLVGLLAGILAFGFAKTFGEPQIDKAIAFEDQMAQMHGDAPEEELVSREVQSTFGLFTGVVVYSVSLGGIFALVFAYSLGRIGKVGPRGLAALLALAAFVTIIVVPGLKYPANPPSVGDPATIAQRTKLFFLMLLVSVAAAVIAINAARKLIASRGLWAGAILGVALYIVIVSVAGSLFPTINEVPEQFSAVLLWKFRVASLGIQLVLWTTLGLVFGAVAERKLSQPQARLNS from the coding sequence ATGACAGGGCATTTACTCGTTCGCGGGATGCTGGTGGGCCTGCTCGCCGGCATCTTGGCCTTCGGCTTCGCCAAGACCTTTGGTGAGCCGCAGATCGACAAGGCCATCGCCTTCGAAGATCAGATGGCACAGATGCACGGCGATGCGCCGGAAGAAGAACTGGTGAGCCGCGAAGTACAAAGTACCTTCGGCCTGTTCACCGGCGTGGTGGTGTACAGCGTCTCCCTGGGTGGCATTTTCGCCTTGGTGTTCGCCTACTCCCTGGGCCGCATCGGCAAGGTCGGCCCCCGTGGCTTGGCAGCGCTGCTGGCATTGGCGGCGTTTGTGACGATCATCGTGGTGCCGGGGCTGAAGTATCCGGCCAACCCGCCATCGGTGGGCGACCCGGCCACCATCGCGCAACGCACCAAGCTGTTCTTCCTGATGCTGCTGGTGTCGGTGGCGGCTGCGGTGATTGCGATCAACGCGGCGCGCAAGCTGATTGCCAGCCGTGGCCTATGGGCAGGCGCGATCCTCGGTGTGGCGCTGTACATCGTGATCGTGTCGGTGGCCGGCAGCTTGTTCCCGACCATCAACGAAGTGCCGGAACAGTTCTCGGCAGTGTTGCTGTGGAAATTCCGGGTGGCCTCCCTGGGGATTCAACTGGTGCTGTGGACCACCCTGGGCCTGGTGTTCGGCGCCGTGGCCGAGCGCAAGCTGAGCCAGCCTCAGGCGCGTCTCAATTCCTGA